The proteins below come from a single Pseudarthrobacter sp. SSS035 genomic window:
- a CDS encoding TetR/AcrR family transcriptional regulator, translated as MAWNTERTKALLLTAATEEFSEKGLAGARVDRIAAAAGVNKERIYQYFGKKDELFDAVLAAELVRVMSEVPIEGYGAASIGDYAGRLFDRHTNDGALARLLFWEGLERGRNTVDRAARADHCAAKVDQIQKVLPGIHRTDAADLVLTIVTLCDGWTVLPQIDALLAGSAPDRADRRRAFIVRTATLVADDLLAEARLEKARREGVRS; from the coding sequence ATGGCCTGGAATACTGAGCGCACGAAAGCACTGCTGCTGACTGCCGCCACGGAGGAGTTCAGTGAGAAGGGCCTTGCCGGGGCCCGGGTGGACCGCATTGCGGCCGCAGCGGGTGTGAACAAGGAACGCATCTACCAGTACTTCGGCAAGAAGGATGAGCTGTTCGACGCCGTCCTGGCCGCTGAACTGGTGCGGGTGATGTCCGAGGTCCCCATCGAAGGTTATGGCGCGGCGTCCATCGGGGATTACGCCGGAAGGCTTTTTGACCGTCACACGAACGACGGCGCCTTGGCCCGGCTCCTGTTCTGGGAAGGCCTGGAGCGCGGGAGAAACACCGTGGACCGGGCAGCACGCGCGGACCACTGCGCCGCGAAAGTGGACCAGATCCAGAAGGTTCTGCCCGGAATCCACCGCACCGATGCCGCCGACCTGGTCCTCACCATCGTGACCCTGTGCGACGGCTGGACGGTGCTGCCCCAGATCGACGCACTTTTGGCGGGCTCTGCTCCGGACCGCGCGGACCGCCGTCGGGCCTTCATCGTGCGGACGGCGACTCTGGTAGCCGACGACTTGCTTGCAGAGGCCCGGCTGGAAAAGGCGCGGCGGGAAGGCGTCAGAAGCTAA
- a CDS encoding HAMP domain-containing sensor histidine kinase, translating into MKLRVLGILSVLAVLMVIIASNAILTSAGREVTQELQINRAASLNRLAQVAFDAASAGETAQLQTEMDRYSELYGEGILIRLQQGTLRSGGLSEDRPDVRDAVARASLNLNDTTLTPLQPFGPSSEVISRSFGSASQVLGEAVLEVNLDAARQKLRERWLIVALAAAVLAAVLLLGAARVTEWVLRPVHRLNAAVTELEATGRTGQLPEAGPPELRELSRSFTTMAQTVSSSLDSQRQLIADTSHELRNPVGALRLRIDLLQLELKTAREHDAAAGVLAELERVEEILDGVLRLAAAEHRASEDSARGPLGTPTRDVQAPVDPYPILQEEAERAGPAAQRSGASIMLESPPAPAVHIACNAAELAQMVGELVNNAIKYAPGAHISVAARIRQGMVAIEVSDDGPGLSADERTAAISRFWRSPAHRTIRGTGLGMTIVDKLAAANGGRLVLAEASPHGLIARLEFPRAADVPGLFAGPEQAGPGQAGPGQAAPRG; encoded by the coding sequence GTGAAACTGCGCGTCCTGGGCATCCTGAGTGTCCTGGCGGTACTCATGGTCATCATCGCCTCCAACGCCATCCTGACCTCGGCCGGGCGGGAAGTGACCCAGGAACTCCAGATCAACCGTGCCGCGTCGCTCAACCGCCTGGCACAAGTGGCGTTCGACGCAGCTTCCGCAGGCGAAACCGCTCAATTGCAGACCGAGATGGACCGGTATTCCGAACTCTACGGGGAGGGAATCCTGATCCGTCTTCAGCAGGGAACCCTGCGCTCCGGCGGCCTGAGCGAGGACCGGCCTGACGTCCGGGACGCGGTGGCCAGGGCGAGCCTGAACCTCAACGACACCACGCTCACTCCGCTGCAGCCGTTCGGGCCCTCGTCCGAGGTGATCTCCCGGTCCTTCGGCAGCGCCAGCCAGGTCCTGGGCGAGGCGGTCCTCGAGGTCAACCTGGACGCGGCCCGGCAGAAACTTCGGGAGCGGTGGCTCATCGTCGCATTGGCAGCCGCGGTCCTGGCTGCGGTGCTCCTGCTTGGTGCGGCCCGCGTGACCGAGTGGGTGCTGCGCCCCGTACATCGGCTGAACGCCGCCGTCACGGAGCTTGAGGCAACAGGCCGGACCGGTCAGCTTCCCGAGGCCGGGCCGCCGGAACTTCGGGAACTGAGCCGTTCATTCACCACCATGGCGCAGACAGTCAGCAGCAGCCTCGACTCCCAGCGGCAACTGATAGCTGACACGTCGCACGAACTGCGCAATCCGGTGGGGGCGCTGCGGCTCAGGATCGATTTGCTGCAGCTGGAGCTGAAGACCGCCCGGGAGCACGACGCCGCGGCAGGGGTGCTGGCCGAGCTCGAACGTGTGGAGGAGATTCTGGACGGGGTACTTCGGTTGGCAGCCGCCGAGCACCGGGCCTCCGAGGACTCCGCCCGGGGTCCGCTTGGAACCCCGACGCGTGACGTTCAAGCTCCCGTTGATCCCTACCCGATCCTGCAGGAAGAAGCCGAACGGGCCGGCCCTGCCGCCCAGCGCAGCGGAGCATCGATCATGCTGGAAAGCCCACCGGCACCCGCCGTGCACATCGCGTGCAACGCCGCGGAACTGGCCCAGATGGTGGGCGAACTCGTCAACAACGCCATCAAGTACGCTCCCGGCGCCCACATCTCGGTAGCTGCCCGCATTCGCCAAGGCATGGTGGCCATCGAGGTGTCCGACGACGGCCCGGGGCTGTCCGCGGACGAACGGACAGCGGCCATCAGCCGTTTCTGGCGGTCCCCGGCGCACCGGACGATCCGCGGCACCGGGCTGGGCATGACCATCGTGGACAAGCTGGCAGCCGCCAACGGTGGCCGGCTGGTGCTTGCCGAGGCCTCGCCGCATGGCCTGATCGCGCGCCTCGAGTTTCCTCGCGCCGCGGATGTGCCAGGACTTTTTGCCGGGCCGGAGCAGGCCGGGCCCGGGCAGGCCGGGCCGGGGCAGGCGGCTCCGCGTGGCTGA
- a CDS encoding serpin family protein, which produces MVFRFQRAVALGAVLGLAACAAPAPAPPELLTADGVERVSVDRAAYDAELRSFRASAFGLGEALLADGGDGANGNVVSSPGSLLIALAMLRSGASGETAAEMDSVLGLPAENRDEAMNAVLSSLGKFDGDPGAVDEDNPPRKPVMHAANGLFVDKGVPTGESFLDTLARHYGTGVYPVDFSDEGATKPAIDAWVNRNTGGRIKEAPAEYDRRNTFSLLNSLYFASAWSAPFDPNATSDLPFTTAAGEEIDTPSMHNELKMKYAEGAGWQGVDLPYADGFVMRVVLPAAGADAGSRPASTAFGAATLAEIADAFDTAALETVQVQLPRWDHKSSFDLRKVFESLGLQKMLDTTEDFNNIQPEMMITQAAQAANITVAEKGTIAAAVTQINGMATSAPPPPERVISFDRPFHYQIVHVESGLPLFMGKVADPRS; this is translated from the coding sequence GTGGTGTTTCGTTTTCAGCGGGCGGTGGCCTTGGGTGCGGTGCTGGGACTGGCAGCATGTGCGGCCCCGGCCCCTGCGCCTCCGGAGCTCCTGACAGCCGACGGCGTCGAGCGCGTTTCGGTGGACCGCGCGGCGTATGACGCCGAACTGCGCTCCTTCCGGGCTTCCGCTTTCGGGCTCGGCGAGGCCCTGCTGGCGGACGGCGGCGACGGCGCCAACGGGAACGTCGTGTCCTCGCCCGGGAGCCTGCTGATTGCCCTCGCGATGCTTCGCTCCGGCGCGTCGGGCGAGACCGCGGCGGAGATGGACAGCGTCCTGGGACTCCCCGCAGAGAATCGCGACGAGGCCATGAACGCGGTCCTCAGTTCGCTGGGGAAGTTCGACGGCGACCCCGGCGCAGTGGATGAGGACAACCCGCCGCGGAAACCGGTCATGCACGCCGCCAACGGTCTGTTTGTGGACAAGGGTGTGCCCACCGGCGAGTCCTTCCTGGACACTCTTGCCCGGCACTACGGAACCGGTGTGTATCCCGTGGACTTCAGCGATGAGGGTGCAACGAAGCCCGCCATCGATGCGTGGGTCAACAGGAACACAGGCGGCCGGATCAAGGAGGCCCCCGCAGAGTACGACCGCCGGAACACCTTCAGCCTCCTCAACTCCCTGTATTTTGCCTCCGCCTGGAGCGCACCGTTTGACCCGAATGCCACCTCGGACCTGCCGTTCACCACAGCCGCCGGTGAGGAAATCGACACGCCTTCCATGCATAACGAGCTCAAGATGAAGTACGCGGAAGGCGCAGGTTGGCAGGGCGTGGACCTGCCCTACGCCGACGGTTTTGTTATGCGGGTGGTCCTGCCGGCGGCCGGAGCCGACGCCGGTTCGCGGCCAGCCTCCACGGCCTTCGGTGCAGCCACGCTAGCGGAAATCGCGGACGCCTTCGACACCGCAGCGCTGGAGACAGTGCAGGTCCAGCTGCCCCGCTGGGACCACAAGAGCAGTTTCGACCTGCGGAAGGTGTTTGAGTCACTGGGGCTCCAGAAGATGCTCGACACCACGGAGGACTTCAATAACATCCAGCCCGAGATGATGATCACCCAGGCCGCGCAGGCCGCCAACATCACGGTGGCCGAAAAGGGCACGATTGCCGCCGCGGTGACCCAGATCAACGGCATGGCGACCAGCGCTCCGCCACCGCCCGAGCGGGTCATTAGCTTCGACCGGCCGTTCCACTACCAGATCGTGCATGTGGAATCGGGCCTGCCGCTGTTTATGGGGAAGGTCGCCGACCCGCGCTCGTGA
- a CDS encoding SRPBCC domain-containing protein, with the protein MTNNLSVVINADAPQVWTMLREPAKVAQWHGWEADELADEIDGIYFSSNVVEAPDHTSLTTNGGDVFDLKPVSAGTLVSVTRAALDHNSEWAAWDEDITQGWLTFLQQLRFALEHHPHGKRHTLFFEFPNEPASAIEKLGLSDVPAPGETYGLKLSTGEEITGKVWFRSNHQVGLTVHSYAEHGDGLLIVADQPVIEGVRPHGGAMAIASTFDLGAHKKDSIHSLWDSWRAENYPTSEAAH; encoded by the coding sequence ATGACGAACAATCTGAGCGTGGTGATAAATGCTGATGCGCCGCAGGTCTGGACCATGCTGCGTGAACCGGCCAAAGTTGCCCAGTGGCACGGCTGGGAGGCTGACGAACTGGCGGATGAGATTGACGGGATCTACTTCAGCAGCAACGTCGTTGAAGCCCCGGACCACACCAGCCTGACCACCAACGGCGGCGACGTTTTCGACTTGAAACCGGTGTCCGCCGGGACGCTGGTCAGTGTCACGCGGGCAGCCCTGGACCACAACTCCGAGTGGGCGGCCTGGGACGAGGACATCACCCAGGGCTGGCTGACGTTCCTGCAGCAACTCCGCTTCGCGCTGGAACACCACCCGCACGGCAAGCGGCACACGTTGTTCTTCGAATTTCCCAACGAGCCGGCTTCCGCCATCGAAAAGCTGGGCTTGTCGGACGTGCCTGCGCCGGGTGAGACGTACGGGCTGAAGCTGTCCACAGGGGAGGAGATCACCGGGAAGGTCTGGTTCCGCAGCAACCACCAGGTAGGGCTCACCGTCCACAGCTATGCAGAGCACGGCGACGGCCTGCTGATCGTGGCGGACCAGCCAGTCATTGAAGGTGTGAGGCCCCACGGCGGCGCCATGGCGATCGCCTCGACGTTCGATCTGGGTGCCCACAAAAAGGACTCCATCCATTCGCTCTGGGACAGTTGGCGGGCTGAGAACTACCCCACATCGGAAGCGGCCCACTGA
- a CDS encoding TAXI family TRAP transporter solute-binding subunit: MPTSPPLPPRRTVLKAGVAAGLSGLLLPALSACTPTDRPGTVTVAGGEPGGFYLEFAELLAASLQRHGVAGQATALTTGGSLDNLEHLRTGKATFAVALADSAAQSTAAGERPAVGLSAVGKVYENYVHCVIRHNSEIRDIGGLAGRTVAVGEPGSGTSLTTPRLLEAAGLSSTAGTAGGVTVLNLGLNEGLAALRDGTVDALFWSGGVPTAAIAAANDDVGLGFLDLSPLLPALRAKYGVFYDRVLIPAGAYAGIPAVWTVGVANLLLCRSDLDDRTVKRTVELLVGHAEELIPRSSLGVQFLSPESLINTAGLPLHPGAVAAYRELHG, from the coding sequence CTGCCCACGAGTCCCCCTCTTCCCCCGCGGCGGACCGTCCTCAAGGCCGGCGTCGCGGCCGGGTTGTCCGGACTGCTTCTGCCGGCCCTGAGTGCATGCACGCCCACGGACCGTCCGGGCACCGTCACTGTGGCGGGCGGCGAGCCCGGAGGCTTCTACCTTGAGTTCGCCGAGCTGCTGGCGGCGTCCCTCCAACGTCACGGCGTGGCCGGCCAAGCCACGGCCCTGACTACCGGCGGCAGCCTGGACAACCTCGAACATCTGCGGACCGGCAAAGCCACATTCGCCGTCGCGCTCGCGGATTCAGCTGCCCAGAGCACAGCGGCGGGTGAGCGGCCCGCCGTCGGACTTTCCGCCGTCGGAAAGGTGTACGAGAACTACGTCCACTGCGTCATCCGGCACAACAGCGAAATCCGGGACATCGGCGGGCTTGCTGGCCGCACCGTGGCTGTCGGCGAGCCCGGCTCAGGGACGTCGCTGACCACTCCGCGGCTGCTCGAGGCTGCCGGACTGAGCAGCACTGCGGGCACCGCCGGCGGCGTCACGGTGCTGAACCTCGGCCTCAACGAGGGCCTCGCGGCACTGCGGGACGGAACGGTGGACGCGCTGTTCTGGTCAGGTGGCGTGCCTACCGCGGCCATTGCCGCCGCGAACGACGACGTCGGGCTGGGTTTCCTGGATCTGTCGCCGCTGCTGCCGGCCCTGCGGGCCAAATACGGCGTCTTCTACGACCGGGTGCTGATCCCGGCGGGCGCCTACGCGGGCATTCCGGCCGTGTGGACCGTGGGCGTGGCGAACCTGCTGCTGTGCCGGAGCGATCTTGATGACCGAACCGTCAAGCGGACCGTCGAACTGCTGGTGGGCCATGCCGAGGAACTGATCCCGCGCTCCAGCCTGGGGGTCCAGTTTCTGAGCCCGGAATCCTTGATCAACACCGCGGGTTTGCCCCTGCACCCCGGCGCCGTCGCGGCGTACCGGGAGCTCCACGGGTAA
- a CDS encoding queuosine precursor transporter — protein MPSPSGPDAQPIADSARTAPKFASIGSPYFGIMLAFMAVVLILSNIGASKGVAIGPIITDGGFFLFPLAYILGDVISEVYGFKVARKAIFTTFALSVFASVCYWVIIALPGFDDEFGTSKQAALEGALGPVPQIVLASLLAFLAGQTINSWILVKMKARSGEKSLWARLMGSSGAGEFVDTLIFCSIAASVIGITDFGTFLNYVVVGFVYKTLVEFLFVPVTSLVIGWIKKREPSYGV, from the coding sequence ATGCCTTCCCCCTCAGGCCCTGACGCCCAGCCCATCGCCGACTCCGCCCGGACGGCGCCGAAATTCGCATCAATCGGTTCGCCGTACTTCGGCATCATGCTGGCGTTTATGGCCGTGGTGCTGATCCTGTCCAACATCGGGGCGTCCAAGGGCGTCGCGATCGGTCCGATCATCACGGACGGCGGGTTTTTCCTGTTCCCGCTCGCCTACATCCTGGGCGACGTCATCAGCGAGGTCTACGGTTTCAAGGTGGCGCGCAAGGCCATTTTCACCACCTTCGCACTGTCCGTCTTCGCCTCTGTTTGCTACTGGGTGATCATCGCCCTGCCCGGCTTTGATGACGAGTTCGGCACGTCCAAGCAGGCCGCCCTTGAGGGGGCCCTTGGTCCGGTGCCGCAGATTGTGCTCGCCTCGCTGTTGGCATTCCTGGCCGGCCAGACCATTAACTCGTGGATCCTGGTGAAGATGAAGGCCCGCTCCGGGGAGAAGTCCCTCTGGGCGCGGCTGATGGGTTCCTCCGGCGCCGGCGAGTTCGTGGACACCCTGATTTTCTGCAGCATCGCCGCCTCCGTCATCGGCATCACGGACTTCGGCACGTTCCTGAACTACGTGGTGGTGGGCTTTGTTTACAAGACGCTGGTGGAGTTCCTGTTTGTGCCGGTGACGTCCCTCGTGATCGGCTGGATCAAGAAGCGCGAACCGAGCTACGGGGTCTGA
- a CDS encoding hydroxymethylpyrimidine/phosphomethylpyrimidine kinase, which produces MTLASAALQSPVSAPAVVLTIAGSEATGGAGAQADLKTFQELGVFGIANLTCIVSFDPSDNWNHRFVPMDQQVIADQLEATTAAYGPASDVTAGGASADSLTPGRPVLDTVKIGMLGSPATISTVAAALETGRFRNVVLDPVLICKGQEPGHALDTDQALKAQILPLATFVTPNHFEAESLSGLAITDLESLKAAAVRIHELSGAAVLAKGGVRLAGPDAVDVYYDGETLEVLSAPKVGEVAVSGAGCSLAAAVTAELAKGATPLGAARAAKDFVTAGIRNRVASGAPFDALWQGGPR; this is translated from the coding sequence ATGACTTTAGCTTCAGCTGCCCTCCAGTCCCCCGTGTCCGCTCCCGCCGTCGTCCTGACCATCGCGGGATCCGAAGCCACGGGTGGCGCCGGGGCCCAGGCCGACCTGAAGACGTTCCAGGAGCTGGGCGTGTTTGGCATCGCCAACCTGACCTGCATTGTGTCCTTCGACCCGAGCGACAACTGGAACCACCGCTTTGTGCCGATGGACCAGCAGGTCATTGCGGACCAGTTGGAAGCCACGACGGCGGCCTACGGTCCGGCGTCAGACGTCACCGCCGGCGGCGCGTCGGCCGATTCCCTGACGCCGGGCCGGCCGGTCCTGGACACCGTAAAGATCGGCATGCTGGGCAGCCCCGCCACCATCAGCACAGTTGCGGCAGCACTGGAAACGGGCCGGTTCCGCAATGTCGTGCTGGATCCGGTGCTGATCTGCAAAGGCCAAGAGCCGGGCCACGCACTGGACACGGACCAGGCCCTGAAGGCGCAGATCCTGCCGCTGGCCACATTTGTCACCCCCAACCACTTCGAAGCCGAATCACTGTCCGGCCTGGCGATCACCGACCTCGAATCCCTGAAAGCCGCAGCAGTCCGCATCCACGAGCTCAGCGGCGCCGCGGTTCTCGCCAAGGGCGGCGTGCGGCTGGCAGGCCCGGACGCCGTCGACGTTTACTACGACGGCGAGACCCTCGAAGTCCTCAGCGCTCCCAAGGTGGGCGAGGTGGCCGTGTCCGGTGCCGGCTGCTCCCTCGCCGCGGCGGTAACGGCCGAGCTGGCCAAGGGCGCCACGCCACTGGGGGCTGCCCGGGCCGCCAAGGACTTTGTCACCGCGGGCATCCGCAACCGCGTGGCCTCCGGCGCGCCGTTCGACGCCCTCTGGCAGGGTGGCCCGCGTTAG
- a CDS encoding XRE family transcriptional regulator, with translation MHFFAYPQEMTPGSWNREVALPPSSAASPELDVISLGRRVRHLRKQAGYTLDDLGAAVGTAPSQLSLIENGKREPKLSLLQGLATALNVSIDQLLGSEPQSRRAALEIELERYQRGPLYESLNLPKIRISSRLPVDVLEAQVGLLHELERKLNEQVATPEEARRANGELRAMMRERGNYFPEYEAEAQKVLGLVGYTAGPLSQHVIADIAEKLGFTLHHVSDLPHSTRSVTDLKNHRIYLTQSQRQDHDPRSVLLQALGHYVLGHETPKNYGDFLGQRVATNYFAAALLLPEQATVDFLQKAKAAKEIAVEDIRDAFAVSYETAAHRFTNLATKHLGITTHFQKTHKSGIIYKAYENDGVTFPMDHTGAIEGQPSCKAWTSRAVFDVPDKFSAYSQYTDTPSGTYWCTARTERSASGEFSLSIGVPYQHVKWFRGRETTAREKSTCPDPNCCKRPPAALASEWAGNAWPAARANTHLLAAMPPGAFPGVDETEVYSFLAAHSGS, from the coding sequence ATGCACTTCTTCGCGTATCCTCAAGAAATGACGCCTGGAAGCTGGAACCGCGAAGTCGCCCTACCGCCGTCGTCCGCCGCCTCTCCGGAACTGGACGTCATCAGCCTGGGCCGCCGCGTGCGGCATCTGCGCAAGCAGGCCGGGTACACACTCGATGACCTGGGCGCCGCCGTCGGGACCGCCCCCAGCCAGTTGAGCCTGATCGAAAACGGCAAGCGGGAGCCCAAACTTTCCCTGCTGCAGGGGCTGGCCACGGCCCTGAACGTGAGCATCGACCAGTTGCTTGGCTCCGAGCCGCAGAGCCGCCGCGCGGCCCTGGAAATTGAGCTGGAACGCTACCAGCGCGGGCCCCTGTACGAGTCCCTTAATCTGCCCAAAATCCGCATCAGCTCGCGGCTTCCGGTCGATGTGTTGGAGGCGCAGGTGGGGCTGCTGCACGAGCTTGAACGCAAGCTTAACGAGCAGGTGGCGACGCCGGAGGAAGCCCGCCGCGCGAACGGTGAGCTGCGTGCCATGATGCGTGAGCGCGGCAACTACTTCCCGGAGTATGAGGCCGAGGCCCAGAAGGTCCTGGGACTGGTGGGTTACACGGCCGGGCCGCTGAGCCAGCACGTCATCGCCGACATCGCCGAGAAGCTCGGATTCACCCTCCATCACGTGAGCGACCTGCCGCATTCCACCCGTTCAGTGACGGATTTGAAGAATCACAGAATTTACCTGACGCAGAGCCAGCGGCAGGACCACGACCCCCGCTCGGTGCTGTTGCAGGCGCTGGGGCACTACGTCCTGGGGCACGAGACGCCGAAGAACTACGGCGACTTCCTCGGCCAGCGGGTGGCCACGAACTACTTCGCGGCCGCGCTCCTGCTGCCCGAGCAGGCCACCGTGGACTTCCTGCAGAAGGCCAAGGCTGCCAAGGAAATCGCGGTTGAGGACATCCGTGACGCCTTTGCCGTCTCCTACGAGACCGCCGCGCACCGCTTCACCAACCTGGCCACGAAGCACCTGGGCATCACTACCCATTTCCAGAAGACCCACAAGAGCGGCATCATCTACAAGGCCTACGAGAACGACGGCGTGACGTTCCCGATGGACCATACAGGCGCCATTGAAGGCCAGCCGTCGTGCAAGGCCTGGACCTCGCGGGCGGTGTTTGATGTGCCGGACAAGTTCAGCGCGTACAGCCAGTACACGGATACTCCGTCCGGCACGTATTGGTGCACGGCCCGGACGGAGCGATCGGCCAGCGGCGAGTTCTCCCTGAGCATCGGGGTGCCGTACCAGCACGTGAAATGGTTCCGCGGCCGGGAAACCACGGCGCGCGAAAAGTCCACGTGCCCCGACCCGAACTGCTGCAAGCGGCCCCCGGCAGCACTGGCCTCCGAGTGGGCCGGAAACGCCTGGCCGGCGGCTCGCGCTAACACGCACCTGCTGGCCGCGATGCCGCCCGGCGCGTTCCCCGGCGTGGACGAGACCGAGGTCTACTCGTTCCTGGCTGCGCACTCGGGGAGCTGA
- the tgt gene encoding tRNA guanosine(34) transglycosylase Tgt yields MPANPAPAPSVSVSAATADPVAPAAGSAAAADQSQFSFTVGTRFADSCAPSAAQAAANGGEFLGRTGTITTPHGEIRTPAFIAVGTKATVKSVLPESMADLGAQALLANAYHLYLQPGADILDEAGGLGAFMNWSGPTFTDSGGFQVMSLGSGFKKVIDMKSVDTSGPDDAVAPGKERLAHIDDDGVWFKSHLNGDRHRFSPEISMQVQHQIGADITFAFDELTTLQNSRGYQEESLERTRLWALRCLEEHFRLTTSRVGKPYQALFGVIQGAQYEDLRRKACRDLGAMDFDGYGIGGALEKENLGTIVRWCNEELPEDKPRHLLGISEPDDIFTAIENGADTFDCVSPTRVARNSAFYTPAGRFNLSGAKYKRDFGPLQDGCDCYACANYSRAYIHHLFKAKEMVSATLISIHNERFVVKMVDDARLAIESGRFFEFKAETLAQYYR; encoded by the coding sequence GTGCCAGCCAACCCCGCCCCCGCGCCATCCGTCTCCGTTTCGGCCGCCACAGCTGATCCCGTCGCACCGGCGGCCGGCTCCGCCGCTGCAGCCGACCAGTCGCAGTTCTCCTTCACCGTTGGCACCCGGTTTGCTGACAGCTGTGCGCCGTCGGCTGCGCAGGCAGCTGCCAACGGCGGCGAATTCCTGGGCCGCACGGGGACCATCACCACTCCGCATGGCGAGATCCGCACCCCGGCGTTCATCGCCGTCGGGACCAAGGCCACGGTGAAGTCCGTCCTGCCGGAATCCATGGCGGACCTCGGTGCGCAGGCGCTCCTGGCCAACGCCTACCACCTATACCTCCAGCCCGGGGCGGACATCCTGGACGAGGCCGGCGGGCTGGGCGCGTTTATGAACTGGTCCGGGCCGACGTTCACGGATTCCGGCGGGTTCCAGGTGATGAGCCTGGGGTCCGGGTTCAAGAAGGTCATCGACATGAAGTCGGTGGACACCTCCGGACCGGACGACGCCGTGGCTCCGGGCAAGGAACGCCTGGCGCATATTGACGACGACGGTGTCTGGTTCAAATCGCATCTCAACGGCGACCGCCACCGGTTCTCCCCCGAAATTTCGATGCAGGTCCAGCACCAGATCGGCGCGGACATCACGTTCGCGTTCGACGAGCTGACCACGCTGCAGAACTCCCGCGGCTACCAGGAGGAATCGCTCGAGCGCACGCGGCTGTGGGCCCTGCGCTGCCTGGAGGAGCATTTCCGGCTGACCACGTCCCGAGTGGGGAAGCCGTACCAGGCCCTCTTTGGCGTGATCCAGGGTGCCCAGTATGAGGACCTGCGCCGGAAAGCCTGCCGGGACCTTGGCGCCATGGACTTCGACGGCTACGGCATCGGCGGGGCGCTGGAGAAGGAAAACCTGGGCACGATTGTGCGCTGGTGCAACGAGGAGCTGCCGGAGGACAAGCCGCGGCACCTGCTGGGCATCTCCGAGCCGGACGATATCTTCACCGCGATCGAGAACGGCGCGGATACCTTCGACTGTGTGTCCCCCACCCGCGTTGCCCGCAACTCCGCGTTCTACACGCCAGCCGGCCGCTTCAACCTCTCCGGCGCCAAGTACAAGCGCGACTTCGGCCCGCTCCAGGACGGCTGCGACTGCTACGCCTGCGCCAACTACTCGCGGGCCTACATCCACCACCTGTTCAAGGCCAAGGAGATGGTCTCGGCCACCCTAATCTCCATCCACAACGAGCGCTTCGTAGTGAAGATGGTGGACGATGCCCGGCTGGCCATCGAGTCTGGCCGTTTCTTCGAGTTCAAGGCCGAGACCCTGGCGCAGTACTACCGCTAA
- a CDS encoding response regulator transcription factor — protein sequence MELLIVEDDDAMASALAAAVATAGHNPTRVARGADALLVHRKFEVILLDLGLPDMDGLELLRKLRQVTPVPILILTARDDERSVVLGLRSGADDYLVKPVKLVELLARIEAVTRRAGRYRGTRQQSVVLGDLEIDLERRVAALRSEVLPLTATEFDLLALLASHAGSVVTREQILDALWGDAFVASSRSLDVHLTGLRAKLQLPGFIINVRGVGYRVEADPA from the coding sequence ATGGAGTTGCTCATCGTCGAGGACGACGACGCCATGGCGTCCGCCCTCGCCGCCGCCGTCGCGACCGCGGGGCACAACCCCACCCGGGTTGCCCGCGGAGCAGACGCCCTGCTGGTCCACCGGAAGTTCGAAGTGATCCTGCTGGACCTCGGCCTTCCCGATATGGACGGGCTGGAGTTACTGCGGAAACTGCGCCAGGTCACGCCGGTGCCCATCCTGATTCTCACCGCGCGCGACGACGAACGCAGCGTGGTGCTCGGCCTGCGGTCCGGAGCTGACGACTACCTCGTCAAACCTGTGAAGCTTGTGGAACTTCTTGCCCGCATCGAAGCCGTCACGCGGCGTGCCGGCCGCTATCGCGGCACACGGCAGCAGAGTGTGGTGCTGGGTGATCTTGAGATCGACCTGGAGCGGCGCGTGGCGGCCCTCCGCTCCGAAGTGCTGCCGCTGACGGCCACCGAGTTTGACCTGCTGGCACTGTTGGCCAGCCACGCCGGCTCCGTGGTCACCCGCGAACAGATCCTGGACGCGCTGTGGGGCGACGCCTTCGTGGCCTCGTCCCGGTCCCTTGACGTGCACCTGACAGGGCTGCGGGCAAAACTCCAGTTGCCGGGCTTCATCATCAACGTCCGCGGCGTCGGCTACCGGGTCGAGGCGGACCCGGCGTGA